The following are encoded in a window of Arthrobacter woluwensis genomic DNA:
- a CDS encoding LLM class flavin-dependent oxidoreductase, whose product MTLKLSILDLATIGPGQSVKESLDGSVALAQLAEDAGYSRVWYAEHHNMASIASSATSVLIAHVAAHTKTIRLGAGGIMLPNHSPLTIAEQFGTLESLHPGRIDLGLGRAPGSDQNTMRALRRDPMAADTFPQDVQELQAFLGDSTLIPGVEATPGKGTQVPLYILGSSLFGAKLAAALGLPYAFASHFAPAALQDAVRIYREQFKPSAQLAEPYVIAGVNVVAADSTAQAQDLLRDALRQRVQTFFGRGHTFTDEEADLVLDAPQGQHLREMVKYSAVGEPAAVLEYLEGFAKHADADELIVAHQAPGTEAKLRSAELLGQIALGQG is encoded by the coding sequence ATGACCCTCAAGCTCTCCATCCTGGACCTCGCCACGATCGGCCCCGGCCAGAGTGTGAAGGAGAGCCTGGATGGCAGTGTGGCCCTGGCGCAGCTCGCGGAGGACGCCGGCTACAGCCGCGTCTGGTACGCCGAGCATCACAACATGGCCAGCATCGCGTCGTCGGCCACAAGCGTGCTGATCGCGCATGTCGCCGCCCACACGAAGACCATCCGCCTCGGCGCCGGTGGCATCATGCTGCCGAACCACTCGCCGCTGACCATCGCGGAGCAGTTCGGCACCCTCGAATCCCTGCACCCCGGACGCATCGACCTCGGCCTGGGCCGCGCCCCCGGCAGTGACCAGAACACCATGCGGGCCCTCCGCCGCGACCCGATGGCCGCCGACACCTTCCCCCAGGACGTTCAGGAACTCCAGGCCTTCCTGGGCGACAGCACCCTGATCCCGGGCGTCGAGGCCACTCCGGGCAAGGGCACGCAGGTGCCGCTGTACATCCTCGGATCCTCGCTGTTCGGCGCCAAGCTCGCTGCCGCGCTCGGTCTGCCCTACGCGTTCGCATCCCATTTCGCCCCCGCCGCCCTGCAGGACGCGGTCCGCATCTACCGCGAGCAGTTCAAGCCTTCCGCGCAGCTGGCCGAGCCGTATGTGATCGCCGGCGTGAACGTCGTGGCCGCGGACTCGACCGCGCAGGCCCAGGATCTCCTCCGCGACGCGCTCCGCCAGCGCGTGCAGACCTTCTTCGGCCGGGGTCACACGTTCACCGACGAAGAGGCCGATCTGGTGCTCGACGCCCCGCAGGGCCAGCACCTGCGGGAGATGGTGAAGTACTCCGCCGTGGGCGAGCCCGCAGCCGTTCTGGAGTACCTGGAGGGCTTCGCGAAGCACGCCGACGCCGACGAGCTGATCGTCGCCCACCAGGCCCCGGGCACCGAGGCCAAGCTGCGCTCCGCCGAACTGCTGGGCCAGATCGCGCTCGGCCAGGGCTGA
- a CDS encoding LysR family transcriptional regulator, protein MDLQQMRYVVGIAETGSFTRAAARNFVVQSALSHQIAALERELGVQLFMRSSRQVRLTEAGEAFLPHARAALDAADRARNEAAAAQGTVRGTLRIGVIPTVTAVDLPSVLKECRTRFPELVLAARVANSEEMIAEVRAGTLDIGFLGLLDGTRVEGVAQRVLTRDTLAATLAPEHPLATRDRLSLTDLADEPFADFPRTSAGRKQSDAAFARAGVERQVAYELGSMDLTRELIVSGLAVALLPSRYAAAMPGVVVVPLVEETVRHEILIWDRLHPSPAARAFTELVAELRTP, encoded by the coding sequence ATGGACTTGCAGCAGATGCGGTACGTCGTCGGCATCGCGGAGACCGGGAGCTTCACCCGCGCCGCGGCCCGGAACTTCGTGGTCCAATCGGCCCTGAGCCACCAGATCGCGGCGTTGGAGCGCGAACTCGGCGTGCAGTTGTTCATGCGCTCCAGCCGCCAGGTCCGGCTCACAGAGGCCGGCGAGGCGTTCCTCCCCCACGCCCGTGCCGCTCTCGATGCCGCGGACCGGGCCCGGAATGAGGCGGCAGCGGCCCAGGGCACGGTCAGGGGCACCCTCCGGATCGGCGTGATCCCCACCGTCACGGCCGTGGACCTGCCGTCCGTGCTCAAGGAATGCCGTACGCGCTTTCCGGAACTCGTGCTCGCAGCACGGGTCGCCAACAGCGAGGAGATGATCGCGGAGGTGCGGGCCGGGACCCTGGACATCGGCTTCCTGGGACTCCTCGACGGCACGCGCGTGGAGGGCGTGGCGCAGCGCGTCCTGACACGGGACACGCTGGCCGCGACCCTCGCTCCGGAGCACCCCCTCGCCACGCGGGACAGGCTCTCCCTCACCGACCTCGCCGATGAGCCGTTCGCCGACTTCCCGCGCACCTCCGCGGGGCGCAAACAGAGCGACGCGGCGTTCGCGCGTGCCGGCGTCGAACGCCAGGTGGCCTACGAACTCGGATCCATGGACCTGACCCGCGAACTGATCGTCAGCGGCCTCGCCGTGGCGCTCCTGCCGAGCCGGTACGCGGCGGCGATGCCCGGCGTCGTCGTGGTGCCGCTGGTTGAGGAGACCGTGCGGCACGAGATCCTCATCTGGGACCGGCTGCACCCGAGTCCGGCCGCGCGCGCGTTCACCGAGCTCGTCGCGGAACTGCGCACGCCCTGA
- a CDS encoding beta-N-acetylglucosaminidase domain-containing protein, giving the protein MALAVTLALGGLSAGAAPASAGTPATSPAATESPGSPPAILPAPQSMQTRGEAVPLTGKVTIVTGSHADQPTVDAVRAIVQQAGGKPEISATPRSAGKEIYLGTVQDNPAISHVVAGMGAKDAAGLRADGYVLTSGRYEGRPVIALNGYDIRGTFYAAQSLRQLVQRKSVPGVVVRDWPLMSIRGAIEGFYGIPWSQQARLDQFAFYAEHKLNTYIYTPKDDALLRAQWRTLYSGADLDRMDQLVKGANAKHVDFTFALSPGNDICYSSDADFQATVAKFEQLRKLGVQSFYVALDDIPLSFHCAADKAKYPDQGNWHWLADAQADYLNRLEKEYIKPHGLPPLQTVPTNYNGSGPDPYKGEFGARLDPDIRVQWTGEGVFSDTITTASVQRASTSYATKHLYIWDNFPVNDGQRGRLFLNPLTGRDPELYKYIDGITSNPMIEPYASLPALAGYGDYTWNGPAYDPAKSMASALRELAGPDAGTRAALDTFADLNQNWPYRSGTENAPALSKDMQDFWAARDRKDPGAATALLARLTAIERLPQTLPRMAQPGFARDSKPWIDAAALWGTALRHQLAMLKALDAGDGTTATAEYFAASSAVEAAKEPTVADLGDGGAVVQNVITPSVGDGAFEAFSSKAAGIYRDWLGATPLASAVYPGTATSTLGTYSTYGAGSMTDGDPQTFYWSNEAPVAGSAVQLDLGAVKPVGSIVVRQSDSDTQTGDMIYNAALEYSADGVTWTTAGTFTARPLVQYSFDAPVQARYVRWRATAPNSGGQWVKIREIQAEAPSSATSNLASVPGQGAPAAFDADPGTAYQAASTPVSGSFLQRTLDAPVSARQVEVVGATSGTVQVLRNGSWVDLGAVQAGTPYAAFAVDPSWAVSGVRILFTSGPKAPRVNELVLR; this is encoded by the coding sequence ATGGCTCTGGCAGTCACCCTCGCACTGGGCGGGCTGAGCGCTGGAGCCGCCCCGGCGTCGGCGGGCACTCCGGCGACCAGTCCAGCCGCCACCGAGAGTCCGGGGTCGCCACCTGCCATCCTTCCCGCGCCCCAGTCGATGCAGACAAGGGGCGAGGCGGTGCCGCTCACCGGCAAGGTCACCATCGTTACCGGGAGCCACGCGGACCAGCCCACGGTGGACGCGGTCCGCGCCATCGTGCAGCAGGCCGGCGGTAAGCCGGAGATCTCCGCGACGCCGCGCTCGGCGGGCAAGGAGATCTACCTGGGAACCGTGCAGGACAACCCTGCCATCTCCCACGTGGTCGCCGGGATGGGGGCCAAGGACGCCGCGGGCCTCCGGGCCGACGGGTATGTGCTCACCTCCGGGCGTTACGAAGGCCGCCCCGTCATCGCCCTCAACGGCTACGACATCCGCGGCACGTTCTATGCCGCCCAGTCGCTGCGGCAGCTCGTCCAGCGGAAGTCAGTGCCCGGCGTCGTCGTGCGCGACTGGCCGCTGATGTCCATCCGCGGCGCCATCGAGGGGTTCTACGGAATTCCCTGGTCGCAGCAGGCGCGGCTGGACCAGTTCGCCTTCTACGCTGAGCACAAGCTGAACACGTACATCTACACCCCGAAGGACGACGCCCTGCTGCGCGCGCAATGGCGCACGCTGTACAGCGGGGCGGACCTGGATCGTATGGATCAGCTCGTCAAGGGGGCGAACGCGAAGCATGTCGATTTCACCTTCGCGCTCTCGCCTGGAAACGACATCTGCTACTCCTCCGATGCGGACTTCCAGGCCACGGTGGCGAAGTTCGAGCAACTCAGGAAGCTCGGGGTGCAGTCCTTCTACGTCGCGCTGGACGACATCCCGCTCTCCTTCCACTGCGCCGCGGACAAGGCCAAGTACCCCGATCAGGGGAACTGGCACTGGCTCGCCGACGCTCAGGCCGACTACCTGAACCGCCTGGAGAAGGAGTACATCAAGCCGCACGGCCTCCCGCCGCTCCAGACGGTCCCCACGAACTACAACGGCTCGGGCCCCGATCCGTACAAGGGTGAATTCGGTGCGCGTCTGGATCCGGACATCCGCGTCCAGTGGACCGGTGAGGGCGTCTTCTCCGACACCATCACCACGGCCTCGGTGCAGCGTGCGAGCACCTCGTACGCCACGAAGCACCTGTACATCTGGGACAACTTCCCGGTCAATGACGGCCAGCGCGGGCGGCTCTTCCTGAACCCCCTCACGGGCCGCGATCCGGAGCTCTACAAGTACATCGACGGCATCACGTCCAACCCGATGATCGAACCGTACGCCTCGCTCCCTGCCCTCGCCGGCTACGGTGACTACACGTGGAACGGTCCTGCCTATGACCCGGCGAAGTCCATGGCCTCCGCCCTCCGTGAGCTGGCCGGTCCCGACGCCGGGACGCGCGCCGCGCTGGACACCTTCGCCGACCTGAATCAGAACTGGCCCTACCGCTCCGGGACCGAGAACGCCCCGGCGCTGAGCAAGGACATGCAGGACTTCTGGGCGGCCCGGGACCGCAAGGACCCAGGGGCGGCGACGGCGCTGCTGGCCCGCCTGACTGCCATCGAACGGCTCCCGCAGACGCTCCCTCGCATGGCGCAGCCCGGCTTCGCGCGGGACTCCAAGCCCTGGATCGACGCCGCGGCGCTGTGGGGCACCGCTCTGCGGCATCAGCTCGCGATGCTGAAGGCGCTCGACGCCGGCGACGGCACCACCGCGACCGCGGAGTACTTCGCCGCCTCCTCGGCCGTGGAGGCGGCGAAGGAGCCCACCGTCGCGGACCTCGGGGACGGCGGCGCCGTGGTCCAGAACGTCATCACTCCCTCGGTGGGGGACGGTGCATTCGAGGCGTTCAGCTCCAAGGCCGCCGGCATCTACCGGGACTGGCTCGGCGCCACCCCGCTGGCGTCAGCCGTCTACCCTGGTACCGCCACCAGCACCCTGGGCACGTACTCCACCTACGGCGCCGGCAGCATGACCGACGGTGATCCGCAGACCTTCTACTGGTCGAACGAGGCGCCCGTCGCGGGCAGCGCCGTGCAGCTCGACCTCGGCGCCGTGAAGCCGGTGGGGTCCATCGTGGTGCGGCAGTCGGACAGCGACACCCAGACCGGCGACATGATCTACAACGCCGCGCTCGAATATTCGGCCGACGGGGTCACGTGGACCACGGCGGGCACCTTCACGGCACGGCCGCTCGTGCAGTACAGCTTCGACGCGCCGGTGCAGGCGCGGTACGTGCGCTGGCGCGCGACCGCGCCGAATTCCGGCGGGCAGTGGGTGAAGATCCGCGAGATCCAGGCGGAGGCGCCGTCGTCGGCCACGAGCAACCTGGCCTCCGTGCCCGGTCAAGGGGCGCCTGCGGCGTTCGACGCCGATCCCGGCACCGCCTATCAAGCGGCATCGACTCCGGTGTCTGGTTCGTTCCTACAGCGCACACTGGACGCGCCGGTATCCGCGCGACAGGTCGAGGTGGTCGGGGCGACAAGCGGCACGGTCCAGGTGCTGCGGAACGGCTCCTGGGTGGACCTCGGGGCGGTCCAGGCGGGGACGCCGTACGCGGCCTTCGCTGTGGATCCCTCATGGGCGGTGTCCGGGGTCCGGATCCTGTTCACGTCGGGGCCGAAGGCCCCGCGGGTGAACGAGCTCGTCCTCCGCTGA
- a CDS encoding acylphosphatase yields the protein MERIRLLITGRVQAVGYRFAMCQAAEEIGVSGWVRNRADGSVEAEAEGDPKRLADLVAWAHHGPRWARVDAVRSEPVPPTGGSGFDVLPDA from the coding sequence ATGGAACGGATTCGACTGCTGATCACGGGGCGGGTCCAGGCCGTGGGCTACCGCTTCGCCATGTGCCAGGCGGCGGAGGAGATCGGCGTGAGCGGCTGGGTGCGGAACCGCGCGGATGGTTCCGTCGAGGCCGAAGCCGAGGGCGATCCGAAGCGCCTCGCCGATCTCGTGGCCTGGGCGCACCACGGTCCTCGCTGGGCCCGGGTGGATGCGGTCCGGTCCGAGCCGGTGCCGCCGACCGGCGGATCCGGCTTCGACGTCCTGCCGGACGCATGA
- a CDS encoding EamA family transporter, with protein sequence MTTSPALETSAGTGVTVPGAPGPGSPGGPAEAAAPGPATRRRALPLALVTVLAALAPLSWGTTYLVTTDFLPVGHPLFAGLARALPAGLVALALGRALPHSVWWFRAAVLGLLNIGFFFPLLFISAAHLPGGVAATLGAAQPLLVAFLAVAVLQEKLVFWRLAWAVVGAVGVGFVVLGRSAGLDAVGVLAGLAGTASMGLGVVLTKKWGRPAGVRPLAMAGWQLTAGGLFLLPLTLLVEGLPADVGPRALGGYLWLGLVGGLLAYALWFWAIGKLPVTRASLLGFLSPLMAAGLGVLVKGETFGPLQVVGLVLAFGAMLLGQLGGWRTKRPGRR encoded by the coding sequence ATGACCACTTCACCAGCTCTTGAGACTTCTGCCGGCACCGGCGTGACGGTCCCCGGCGCCCCCGGCCCGGGAAGTCCGGGTGGCCCGGCCGAAGCCGCCGCGCCCGGCCCGGCCACGCGGCGTCGTGCGCTGCCCTTGGCGCTCGTGACCGTGCTCGCGGCGCTGGCGCCGCTGTCCTGGGGCACCACCTACCTGGTGACCACCGACTTCCTGCCGGTCGGCCATCCGCTCTTCGCGGGGCTGGCCCGCGCGCTGCCCGCCGGACTGGTGGCGCTCGCCCTCGGACGCGCGCTCCCGCATAGCGTGTGGTGGTTCCGGGCGGCCGTCCTGGGGCTGCTGAACATCGGCTTCTTCTTCCCGCTCCTGTTCATCTCCGCGGCGCATCTGCCCGGCGGGGTGGCCGCGACGCTCGGCGCCGCGCAGCCCCTGCTCGTGGCCTTCCTCGCGGTCGCGGTGCTCCAGGAGAAGCTGGTGTTCTGGCGCCTCGCGTGGGCCGTGGTGGGTGCGGTCGGCGTGGGCTTCGTGGTCCTGGGGCGGTCCGCCGGCCTTGACGCCGTCGGCGTCCTCGCGGGTCTCGCGGGCACGGCCTCCATGGGCCTGGGCGTGGTGCTGACCAAGAAGTGGGGGCGTCCCGCAGGCGTCCGACCGCTCGCGATGGCCGGCTGGCAGCTCACGGCCGGCGGACTGTTCCTCCTCCCGCTCACGCTGCTGGTGGAAGGCCTGCCCGCCGACGTCGGCCCCCGCGCCCTGGGCGGTTACCTCTGGCTGGGACTTGTCGGCGGACTGCTGGCGTACGCGCTGTGGTTCTGGGCCATCGGGAAACTGCCGGTCACGCGGGCCTCGCTCCTCGGCTTCCTCTCGCCCCTCATGGCGGCCGGGCTGGGGGTCCTGGTCAAGGGTGAGACGTTCGGGCCACTGCAGGTGGTCGGGCTGGTCCTGGCCTTCGGGGCGATGCTGCTCGGGCAACTGGGCGGCTGGCGTACGAAGCGGCCCGGGAGGAGATGA
- a CDS encoding AEC family transporter: MLGVLAGFFVVWAIIGVGWFVGRRGILGPNAGQTLSRLAFFVASPALLFETLSKARLEDVLGPQLAVAAISGTAVGMAYLLISKLLLKRDSPESIIGAMSASQANSANLGIPIAVYVLGDASYVAPLLIFQLAFYNPLNLMLLDATLGGRSTRQNPVVKFFLIILRNPVIVSSALALALSALHLRLPDLVLQPIHFIGGAAVPAMLMSFGMSLNGNRPLAAASGRRTDILVASSFKLLLHPVLAFLAAHFILGLDGHGLFAATIAGALPTAQNVFVAANRYQQGVTIAKDTVLITTIIAVPAMLVIAAFLH, encoded by the coding sequence GTGTTGGGAGTTCTCGCCGGTTTCTTCGTGGTCTGGGCCATCATCGGGGTGGGCTGGTTCGTCGGCCGCCGCGGAATCCTCGGACCGAACGCCGGCCAGACCCTCAGCCGCCTGGCCTTCTTCGTCGCCAGCCCCGCACTGCTGTTCGAGACCCTGTCCAAGGCGCGCCTCGAGGACGTCCTCGGCCCGCAGCTCGCAGTGGCGGCCATCAGCGGCACCGCCGTCGGGATGGCCTACCTCCTGATCAGCAAGCTTCTCCTGAAGCGCGACAGCCCGGAAAGCATCATCGGCGCGATGAGCGCCAGCCAGGCGAACAGCGCCAACCTCGGCATCCCGATCGCGGTCTACGTGCTCGGCGACGCCTCGTACGTCGCTCCCCTGCTGATTTTCCAGCTCGCCTTCTACAACCCGCTGAACCTGATGCTCCTGGATGCGACCCTCGGCGGGCGCAGCACGCGGCAGAACCCGGTGGTCAAGTTCTTCCTGATCATCCTCCGCAACCCCGTGATCGTCTCCTCCGCGCTGGCGCTCGCCCTGTCGGCCCTGCACCTCCGACTCCCCGATCTGGTGCTGCAGCCCATTCACTTCATCGGCGGCGCGGCCGTCCCGGCGATGCTCATGTCGTTCGGCATGTCACTGAACGGCAACCGTCCGCTCGCGGCGGCGAGCGGGCGCCGCACGGACATCCTGGTGGCGTCGTCCTTCAAGCTGCTGCTGCACCCGGTGCTCGCGTTCCTGGCGGCACACTTCATCCTGGGGCTCGACGGTCATGGCCTGTTCGCAGCCACGATCGCCGGGGCACTCCCCACCGCCCAGAACGTGTTCGTCGCGGCGAACCGCTACCAGCAGGGCGTGACGATCGCCAAGGACACCGTGCTGATCACCACGATCATCGCAGTGCCGGCCATGCTCGTGATCGCTGCGTTCCTCCACTGA